The following are encoded together in the Populus trichocarpa isolate Nisqually-1 chromosome 5, P.trichocarpa_v4.1, whole genome shotgun sequence genome:
- the LOC18098673 gene encoding REF/SRPP-like protein At3g05500 has product MAENDVNMQQQLDKEEEERRLKYLQFVQVAAVHAVLTFTNLYIYAKDKAGPLKPGVETVEGTVKSVVGPVYDKFREVPIEVLKFVDRKVDESVTNMDNHVPPLVKQVSSRALLAAQNAPVAARAVASEVQRAGVKETASELAKSVYSKYEPTAKELYSKYEPKAEQAAVSAWRKLNQLPLFPQVAQVVVPTAAFCSEKYNQTILSTAEKGYKVSLYLPLVPTEKIAKVFSVEVPESAPLVSS; this is encoded by the exons ATGGCTGAAAATGATGTCAACATGCAACAGCAACTG GacaaagaggaggaggagaggaggCTGAAGTACTTGCAGTTTGTGCAAGTGGCTGCAGTACATGCTGTGTTGACGTTTACAAACCTCTATATTTATGCTAAAGACAAGGCTGGACCGTTGAAGCCCGGTGTGGAGACTGTTGAGGGGACCGTTAAGAGTGTTGTTGGACCTGTTTATGATAAGTTTCGTGAAGTTCCTATTGAGGTTCTCAAGTTTGTTGATCGCAAG GTGGATGAATCTGTCACTAATATGGACAACCATGTGCCCCCACTCGTCAAACAGGTGTCATCCCGAGCACTCTTGGCAGCTCAAAATGCTCCAGTGGCAGCTCGAGCAGTGGCTTCTGAAGTTCAGCGTGCTGGTGTGAAAGAAACCGCCTCCGAATTGGCAAAATCTGTTTACTCCAAGTACGAGCCTACAGCCAAGGAGCTCTACTCCAAGTACGAACCGAAGGCAGAACAAGCTGCTGTCTCTGCCTGGCGCAAGCTCAATCAGCTCCCACTCTTCCCTCAAGTGGCTCAGGTGGTTGTGCCAACTGCTGCCTTTTGTTCTGAGAAGTACAATCAAACCATACTCAGCACTGCAGAGAAGGGATACAAGGTATCCTTGTATTTGCCCCTGGTGCCTACCGAGAAGATTGCTAAGGTCTTTAGCGTTGAAGTGCCTGAATCAGCCCCATTGGTTTCCAGCTAG
- the LOC18098674 gene encoding protein RALF-like 33 codes for MAKRSSWFLISATILILMAMGLSSTVQGSGDHHLGWIPATRSSVCKGSIAECMAEDGEEFEMDTEINRRILATTKYVSYGALQRNNVPCSRRGASYYNCQRGAQANPYSRGCSRITRCRS; via the coding sequence ATGGCAAAGAGGAgttcttggttcttgatttcaGCTACAATCTTGATCTTGATGGCGATGGGCTTATCATCCACCGTTCAAGGAAGTGGGGATCACCATCTGGGGTGGATTCCTGCCACTAGATCATCAGTCTGCAAGGGGTCTATAGCAGAGTGCATGGCTGAGGATGGAGAAGAGTTTGAGATGGACACAGAGATCAACAGGCGTATTTTAGCAACTACCAAATACGTCAGCTATGGTGCGCTTCAGAGGAACAATGTTCCTTGCTCTAGGCGTGGCGCTTCTTACTATAACTGCCAGAGGGGGGCCCAGGCTAATCCTTACAGCCGTGGATGCAGTCGCATTACAAGGTGCAggagttga